The Triticum aestivum cultivar Chinese Spring chromosome 6D, IWGSC CS RefSeq v2.1, whole genome shotgun sequence genomic sequence AATGGAAGAACTCTGTTTCTTGATCTGAAGATGTAGTCGATGGCGAAGGGCCGGTGGCTCGGGAAGGCGATTTAGTGCAATTCAACTACGTGTGCCGCCGTGCAAATGGTTATTTCGTGCATAGGTCAAGAGAACATTGCCATTGACTTGAATCCTTGAATGTGTTGTTCATATAGTACTAGTAGTAGCTTGTAAAGTGCATATTATGTGTTGCATTTTCAGTGCCACCAATGCTGCTCTTCTTTGACTCTCATCATGCTTTTCCCTGTCTGTCTTCTCTGATGCAGCACAGTGAATCAGTTCAGCGGCGAGAGTAAGCCAGTGACACTTCGACTCGACGTGCAAGAGGTTCTAGGACAGGATTTCTCTTGGCAATTGACCTTTCTACAGATGATTTAAAGGTTTTTCATAGCAATTTCACATCGTTCATGGCTCCTGCCGACAGATGCATCATTTTCCTTGTAGATGATTCGAGGCCTCAAAGACGTCATAATCGGCATGAAAGCCGGAGGTACTGTACAGTTTCAGGCATTTTCTGACAGTTTTCTGGTTTTAGCCACTAGCAACTTTTATTTCTCCATGGCTTTGCAGGCAAGAGGAGGGCTCTGATACCCCCTGAAGTTGGCTATATCGAAGAGAGCTTGCAGCCCGTACCGGAGGAGGTACGGCCTAGCTAGCTCATGAGCTTATCTGAATCTTGTCATGTTTCTTTCACATCTATACTCCGGAAGCAACATATTTACCTTTCTCCTTTTGTTTTCTGATGATTTGTGATCATTTTTGTGCTTTGTTTGGTTGTGACCGCAGTTTGGACCACGCCGGAGCCTACTGTCGCATGCCAAGGAACCGCTGGTGTTTGAGGTTCAGCTGCTCAAAGTCCTGTGATCATTATCTCATGATCATCACATGCCAATGCAGATAGAAGCTCTCCTGTCCTGTTCTACAAGTGAAGAGAACCACAGTGATTCTTTTCTgaattttttcttcaattttttctgatttttttcaaaCCATGTGCTTATTCATTCTTCAAAAACATTCAGCCAGTTGGATGAAGGTATAGAAGAGAAGAAAGCACAATGATTTTCTTCACAGCAGCATTATCAGTTGGAACTGTCCGACGGACGTTTTACTGATTGATCTCTCTGTCGATCGTGCAATGGGCAGTGTAGTACACGCAGTAGCCAGGGAACAGACTTGCACAGCAGCACAGGCAACTCCGGGCCGTCGTCTGGACAAGGAGGAGCAGGAAGAGCCAAAGAGGCTTCTTGGATTCCGACGAGTCCTCTCATCGGCAAGCCGGAGACGGTGACGCAGCGCACGGTCAAATGCCGCGGGAGGAGGCTGCCGGCCGCGGCGGCGACGCAGCCTTCGTTGCCGAGGCACCACACGTCGGCGATGCTGAAGCTGCTGCTCTGGACGCTACGCCATAGCCGCGCGTCCGGACGAGACCTCAGGAGCGCGCCCACCATCTTCCCGCCGAAGAAGGAGCCGCCCAGCCTCTTGGCGATGGCCtggcccgccgccgccagccgcgggTCCGCCTCGGCGCGTGCGCCCTGAAGAAGAACCAGTACTCCTCCGGCGGCAGGGGACGCAGAACGATCGGCTCCGCGGTGCCAAGGCCCGCGACGTGCCCGGCGTCGCTGCTGGTTACGACGACCTTGCTCCCTCGCCTGCCAGCGCGCCGCAGGGTTGGCATGATCGCGTCGACCACCTTCTTTTTGCGCGGGTTGACATTGTCAAAGACGGCCAGAAACCTCTCCCCGTGCAGCTTCCGCTCTAGAAGCCACGTCTGCTCGCCGTCGGCGGAGAGGCTAGTGGCGCTTGGCGTGAACAGAGTGCGTAGGAAGAGCGCCGTCTCGCCGGCTGCCATGAGGCTCATGCAATGGAAGTCTAGCATCATGAATTCATGATCAGCGAGAAGCGGCGGCGCACCGCGGGCTCCTTGCAGACGTGCTGCTCGAGCGTGGTCTTCCCCAGGCCGGCGGAGCCGATTATAGGGAGGACGCCTAGCTCTGCCAGCGTCGGCTCGCCCTCGTCATCGTGCAGCAAGAACTCCAAAACGCGGCGTCTCTCGACGTGCCGTCCGAACATCTGGCTGTCCGCGTAGATGCTCGTGGCAAGCGGCCGGTGCAGCGCCGGCGGGCACATCTGCAGCAGCATGACGAACTCCGTGAGACCGCTGACGCCGTCTAGCTCGTCGgcgctgccgtcgccgtcgccgagcAGCAGCTTCATGGCCGCGACGCGCAGGCGCTTAGCGGGGTTGAACGAGCTAGGCATGGAGAAAGAGCGCGCCAGCGGCACGACCTTGTTGTTGCCAGCATGGCCGTCGTCCTGATCGCCTGCTCCGCTCGGGACCGGGAACGCGTCGAGGAGGTAGCGCCCCCGGTACGCGCCGTCGACGATCTCCGCGAGCCAGGAGAGCAGCGCGCGGCTCGGGATCCGCCTCGCCCCGGCGGCATCCGCGGCTCTCTCGACCTTGACGAGCAGGCGCCTCAGCCTCCGCAGCTTGGCCTCGACGCTCCGCTCCGGCTGCTGGTCCAGGAGCTGCCCGGCGAGGAGGGACATCGCCCTGCCGATCATGTCCCCCACGACGCCGGAGACGATGGCTTCGCCGGCCATGGCTGCCTAGTGTTCGCGCACTGGTGCCTGCTGCCGAGGCCAAACGGGAAAGGTGATCCTTGAGCAGCTCAGTGCCTCGGTAATTCCTTCTCCTTGTGTGCCCGTGACATTTGAACATGGAGGATGCAAATGGCAAAGACAGCGACCTGGAAGAAGAAGCCTTCTTCTCGATACTGTGGCTCCGGTGAAGTTGTACGCACGTAGCCGCCGGTAAACATCATTAAACTGATGATGATAGAGGAAGGGCATGTTTGGTTGTCGTACAACTTTCGTCAATGATAAGTTATTTTAGGTGCACTTCGCCATGTTTGTCGTACCATATGAGTGCGGCACGTGACTACGTGAGCCAGCTTAAGAAAAACAGTTTTGCTAAATAGACGCGTCATGCACATATAAGTCCTACGTCATATACTTGTATGGTAAGAAACTTCTATTGGGGCTTGGCGGAAGGTAAAAGGAAAGTGCATTGGCGAGGATGGGATTATTTGCTGCAACCCAAGTCGAAGGGAGGAGTGGGATTCCGTGACTTTCGGATGTTTAATCAAGCCTTGTTAGCGCGCCAGGCGTGGAGACTTCTAACTAAACAAGCGCTCAAGTCTTGAAAGCGAGGTATTACCCAATGGGCAGGTTGGATGATACAGTTTTCACGGATAACGCGTCGTCGTCATGGCAAGCTATCAGTTATGGCTTGGATCTATTAAAGAAGGGGATAGTATGGAGAGTGGGTAATGGCAGGAGTATACGTGTTTGGAGGGATAACTGGATCCCTAGACCTTATTCTTACAAACCAATCTCCTCACAGGGAAGGTGTCGTGTTCGATTCGTTTCTGACTTGTTAAATCAGAACGGAGCCTGGAACTATGAGCTATTGAATGAATACTTTGTCGATGCGGATATACAAGAGATTGCGAAGATCAGAGCTTCTCCGAGGCTGGAGGAAGATGTGATAGCGTCGGGACCAGGTAAACATGGTGTGTTCACTGTTAAATCGGCCTATACTATGGCCTTTGAGGAAGCGCACCGGGCCACAGATGTATCTTCCAGTTCGTCACCGTCAGGGCGGAAGTGTTGGGACTTTATTTGGAAAAGCTGGGCGCCGCCATCGGTGAGCAACTTTGCTTGGAGATTAGCTACTAACTCACTCCCTACTTGGCAAAGGAAACACAAAATCGGGCTCGAGGTTGGAAGCAGGTGTCCGGTTTGTGGGATGGAGGAAGAAGATAATTTTCACCCCTTCGTTAACTGTCAGTTTGGTCGAGACTTGTACCTCGCCATGGCCAAGGTGTGGATGATCCCGGAGATAGAATCTATACAGCATAACGGGAAGGAGTGGCTGCTTCATGTTCTAGAGCCGTTGAATGATGTGGGGCGAATGATGGTCTTGATGATATTTTGGAGGAGTTGGTTTGTCCGGAATGAAGTGGTGCATTGCAAGCCTGCACCATCTATGGAGGCCTCTATTCGTTTCTTGCGAAGCTACGTTGATTCCCTGATTGGAATCAAGCTTTACCCACGAGCAGATCCAGCAAAAGGCAAATCTCCTATTGTATATGAAAAACCGATGCCAGCTGAAGGTGTCATTAGTGCACCAGAGGAGAGAAGATGGAGACCCCCGGAGCTGGGGTGGAATAAACTAAATACTGATGGGTCCTTCAGTGTGTCTGGTAATGCCGGGGCTGGAATGATCTTACGTGACCATCGAGGGGCTGTTAATTTTTCAGCGTGCAGGGCCCTGTATTCCTGCAGAGATGCCTTGGAGGCGGAGCTCTGCGCATGCATGGAAGGGATCTCATTGGCACTTCAACGCAGCGATCTTCCTGTAGTGGTGGAAATGGATTCTCTCGAGGCTGTGACCATGATTTCATGTGAAGTCATCGACCGCTCTATTTACGCTTCAATCGTGAAGGAAATAAAGTACCTGTTGTCTCTTAGACAAACTTTTATTATTCATATTGCTAGGACCCAAAATAAGGCTGGTGATGCATTAGCTTCGTTCGCTAGATTGCAAGGTAGGACCATGACCTGGCTAGGGGCTGGTCCGGATGAGGTGATGGAGATTGTTTCTCTCGATTGTAAAGACTTCTTGATTGAGTAATGCAAGTTTttatcccgcaaaaaaaagattCATGTGGATTTTTTTCTCTTTATGTTtaattcactcacttagatgtgtaATAATTAGGGCagatctagatgtgtcctagacacacAAGAAAAATTCAGAATCAGTCGAACCATCCTCCATCAGCGACGTCGTCGTCTCCGACTCCGATGAGGTCCTGGTTAGCCTTCGTCGATGATACCGCTGCTAGCCACGGTGTCCCCTTGTCGAACTCGAGCATTGTTTGATTTGAGTGCATCAAAATAAAAGAAGCCGTGACGGAGTCGAATCCGGGCGACCTCGGAACCCTTGTCGAGCCCGAACCTATCATAGAGCATCACCTATGAACCTCCTTCCTCTCCACGGCCGCCGCCACCGTGATCGGACACGTCCACCTTGCCTCCAACAAGGTGCCAGCTCGGCCTTACCGGGGAATCTTGGCCTCAGAGGCTGTGCCGCCCTCATCCGCGTGGAATTAACTGAGAAAGAGCAATGAGGATTTGGCGCCCTAAATATAAGGAGCCGCGCGAGAATTGCACCGCTTATTGCACACACAAATGTCTCCAAATTTTAGTTTAAAACTGTACATACTCTCGGAATTTTGCAAACACTTAATTATGGTCAGCGTTGGAATTCAACATAATCCTGTTATTCAAAATACGTCAATGCAGGTCACAATGTACTCATGATGTGGGGTCTGTTTGGTTGACTGTACCAAAATAAAGTTAATCAAATGGGTGTGGGTAGGTCTCAATCAAGAAAGAAAAACCCAAAGAATTTTTTTTGCACGGATCTTAATGTAAGATCTCACGAATATAGCAGCGACTGAGATTTATCAAGACTATAACCAAATTGtggattgatatatatatatatatatatatatatatatatatatatatatatatatatatatataatgacatcTTAAATATGATCGGGAGAAAGATCCGGCCCTCGCGTCGCTCCCTCCCCaggggcgacacgggcggcgaccAAACAGCCAAGGCCTCTGGCCGCCCCACCCCATCCActccctcgccgtcgccggcgcctccccggGGCAAAGCTCGCGTggagcaggcggcggcggggctagtTTTTTCCGCGACGGACGGCGCCTCACGAGCGGGGATCTCTGGGcaacgcggcggagggcggcggatggcggcgcgtccggggctccggcgggcggcgactTCGTCGACCTGTAGGCGCTGGTGACGGATGTGCGGCGCCAACTGCTGCTCGCTTTTGGGGAGCGGATCCGCCCGGATCTGGCTTTCCCTGCGGCGACCGCGCCTTGTTCGTCGGCGATGGAACGCTGGGATGGCGGCCCCAGGACGTGGTGGTGTCGACGTGCATCTCCCTCGTGGAGGTTGGCCGGCGGCAGCCTGCGAGGCGGTGGATTCGGGGCCCTTGCGCCCGGATCTGGTGGTGAGGCGGGCCGTCAGCCTGTGGCGGCGGTCCGGCAGAGGCGTGCCTGCTCCGGTCCACGGGGGTGGCAGGGAGGTGCGTGGGGTCAGGGCAGCGATGGTGCTGCCCTGCGTGTTGGGCGGCCTCGGTCGGCGCCGTTGTGGAGGGAGGTGGGCTGCAGCGGTTTCTGCAGTCGGTGGTGGTTTGCGGCGACGTCCTGCCTTGTCTGCTTGGTCATGTGGCTGGGCGAGGACGATCGGCATGATGCCGCAGACGGTTTGCTGGGCAGGCTGCGGTGAGGATGGATTTGGTGAGCTCCGGGCGAAAGCCTAGCTCGACCTCGGTAGTTGCCGGCGTCGACGGCGTCCTCGGACGtcgttccctccttggaggcgtcgtcgtGGAGCCCCTTCACCACCAATGCCGCCTCGGTCtcgggctctccgggtgaaaacccAAGTTTCGACCTTGGTCGGAACGGGCGTCGGCGGCATTCTTGTCGCTTCCCTCTTGGGGGCGACGCGTTGGAGGTCTGGTCCTCGTCAGCTCGCGGTGGCTTGGGTGGCTTTGTGGGTTCTTCGTCGGCCAGGCGTGTGCGCGGCCTCGGGGCCGGTGAGGAAGTCGGAGCGGCGGCTCCGAAGAACATCGCTGTGGAGTGTCTGATCTGGTCGCGTGGGCGGCTGCGTCATCAGCTCAGGTGGAGCGCGGCCTCGGGGCCGGCGGGGAAGTCGGAGCGGCGGCTCTGGAGAGCACCCCTGTGCTGTGGAGTGTCGGTTCTGGTCGTGTGGACGGCAGAGTCATCGACTCGTATGGAGTGCGGCCTTGGGGCCGACGTGTGTGAGTTTTTGTGGTTTGTAAGTCGGAGTGGCGGCTCCGGGTCATGTGGTGGAGTGGCAACTCTGGTTGTTTGGGCAACAGGGAAGTCGGCTTGTTAGGTACGTGACCTCGGGGCTGGTATGTGTCGATGTATCAGTTTTCGGCCAGTTTTTCTTATAAATTggtcaattctcttcttcttagtGCAAAGGCAGAGCTCCCGCTGTTTTCtcgaaaaaatatatatatataatgacataatgggAGAAACTTAGTATGAAAGATAGTATAAATTGTGAGATAGGTGGCAAAATAAACATGGCAACtagcagctactccctccgttccagaatacTAGATGCATCAGTTTTTGTGCAAGTCAAATAATTGTATGTTTGCACCACAAAAAACTAGCATATTTACTTTATAAGTCTATTTCGCTATGAATAAAGCATAAACAGAACATGGCAAAAAAAAAGACCATGGCCCTCACAAAAAAGCGACCACGTCCAGTCACATTTCTTTGCCACTTTGAATGCCTTGAATCACATTTAGAGAGGTTAcatgtttttcttttttctggGTGGGTCTCACGTGTAGGTGACATGCTGTTCTTTTTCAtgttgggtcccacatgtaagcgACATGTCCGCATGTAAGAGAGGTTTGCAGATGTTTTTAGTCAGCGGTGCAATATAAGGAGGGGAAAATGGGTCAAAACCAGTCCTTCGCCATGGTCAAACTGCATTGGCCACACGAAATCATGACGAAAGGGAAAAAGGCAGAAGGTCCCCTAACGCAGCTGGGTAAGATTGACGTTTTTTTTAAACTAGGGGCAGAACTAACAGGTGTGCCCCAACTAGGGGCTGGATTGTAATTGCCCCTTTTTATTAGGCACCCTTGATGCGATAGGGGTCGGTGGACGGGTATCTCGAGTTTAATTTGTTATTTTGTTCTTTGTCACTCTTTTTTGAACCATGGCATGTTTGTCAGTTCAAATGTAATGATTTATCCTCTAAGTGATAGATCATACGTATCATGAAACTGTGTATGGCAAAATCGATAACCCAATGTTTTCAACCGGCCTCTTTTTTCGGTCTAACTAACCAACGTTTGCACTCGCTAACATTGCTTTGTAGCAGATTGTATAATATATTAGACAGAACCACAAAATGACAATTTCAAAAGTGCACCCTTAAGACTGTTTTGATATCATGGTAGATTATGTCAATTCAGCTTTGTCAACCCGCTTTACCATTTTTATGGTTTGAGGCCAACATTCCTATTTTTGTGCTTTATATTTTTTACACTAGACTATAAAAAAGCTCAAAGCAACTGCAAAACCGAGCCAAAAAACTAAAACATTGATATTTATTATTTTGTTAAAGTTAATATTTTTTTTATTAATATGCTCCAGCAATCAACTGGAGGGTGCTCCTCTCAGAGGGGGtggagtgttggggaacgcggtatttcaaaaaatttacctacggtcacgcaagatctatctaggagatgcatagcaacgagcgggaagagtgtgtccacataccctcgtagaccgaaagcggaagcgtttagtaatgcggttgatggccctgtttggttcggctgtggatttctaaaagcagctgtgaaaaacctgctgtggaaaaacagctgtggaaaatctgatgtgaaaaagatgtaggtcatttggcaaaccagctgatacagctttttcagattttggcccgca encodes the following:
- the LOC123144174 gene encoding peptidyl-prolyl cis-trans isomerase FKBP16-1, chloroplastic isoform X1, whose protein sequence is MESAPHVKFPNPFPCASPSPSPRRPHPPEPKATRSTCRGLRAVCGVSGRRAVSGMALLGAANLLAVPMAAQAAMLEPDVIRYRKLDSGVKLEDVVDGEGPVAREGDLVQFNYVCRRANGYFVHSTVNQFSGESKPVTLRLDVQEMIRGLKDVIIGMKAGGKRRALIPPEVGYIEESLQPVPEEFGPRRSLLSHAKEPLVFEVQLLKVL
- the LOC123144174 gene encoding peptidyl-prolyl cis-trans isomerase FKBP16-1, chloroplastic isoform X2, coding for MSSVFRYRKLDSGVKLEDVVDGEGPVAREGDLVQFNYVCRRANGYFVHSTVNQFSGESKPVTLRLDVQEMIRGLKDVIIGMKAGGKRRALIPPEVGYIEESLQPVPEEFGPRRSLLSHAKEPLVFEVQLLKVL